Proteins found in one bacterium genomic segment:
- a CDS encoding nitroreductase yields MEISENFFDVIENRRSIRRFQAREVEQEKVAKMLEAVRLAPSASNSQPWHVVVVRNKATIEALSKAAPAGSRFIISWMASANVVFVLALKRALTHVVAETFGNAIIRLDAGIAGEHLVLAAQAQGLGTCWIGWFNKKTVGKLVGLPDSYEVAAIIACGYPDENPSERPRKPIEEIASFERFRGKNTRFPA; encoded by the coding sequence ATGGAGATATCGGAGAACTTCTTTGACGTGATAGAAAACCGTCGGAGCATCCGGCGTTTTCAGGCTAGGGAGGTCGAGCAGGAAAAGGTCGCAAAGATGCTTGAGGCGGTGCGTCTTGCTCCCTCGGCATCCAACTCCCAGCCCTGGCATGTTGTGGTAGTCAGAAACAAGGCGACAATCGAGGCGCTCTCCAAGGCCGCCCCAGCAGGTTCCAGGTTCATAATATCATGGATGGCATCAGCGAATGTGGTTTTTGTGCTCGCCCTGAAGAGGGCATTGACCCATGTGGTCGCTGAGACCTTTGGAAACGCGATTATAAGGCTCGATGCCGGCATCGCAGGCGAGCATCTTGTACTGGCCGCCCAGGCGCAGGGTTTGGGCACCTGCTGGATAGGGTGGTTCAACAAAAAGACAGTAGGCAAGCTGGTTGGATTGCCTGACTCTTACGAAGTTGCAGCAATCATCGCCTGCGGATATCCCGATGAAAACCCTTCGGAAAGACCCCGAAAGCCTATTGAGGAAATAGCCTCATTTGAGCGTTTCAGGGGGAAAAATACCCGATTTCCGGCATAG
- a CDS encoding tetratricopeptide repeat protein, with amino-acid sequence MEKGQDTFDANQSAKFLSKARDALIKGDREEALRCAVEGLKQNPTGNGSAELNRIAAGVLLESGSVKLALNHAEKAMELSTDIDDYMEGYRSTMLLGQVLARMDRYTEALFSWNKALDIGRQNKDVCAQSTSLLNLAMLEQRFGNHERAIQILAEAEDLLKNEKDLRLLATCCSRKTLSFMETGKIDLALDNCMKLEEIARKSGVKPLIASSNFRKGTIYLDQDDYEKALVPLQTASDIYKELGDNKNLALTLCNLASTYIGLEQPDEVDMLLKEVVTLARGVDSTLVMSEVQLVLAEMAVFRHNAPQIDYCYEEFLRLAEEIGNEERFKVFHESIGKSLNKLGFEIFGIKRILERARTSYKKLGLKKELKELDAWLERVPG; translated from the coding sequence ATGGAAAAAGGTCAGGACACCTTTGATGCTAATCAGAGCGCAAAGTTCCTCTCTAAAGCAAGAGATGCCCTCATAAAGGGCGATAGGGAGGAAGCGCTGCGCTGCGCCGTAGAGGGATTGAAGCAAAACCCCACGGGTAATGGTTCTGCAGAGCTTAACCGAATTGCAGCAGGAGTCCTTCTTGAGAGTGGTTCCGTGAAGCTTGCCTTGAATCACGCAGAAAAGGCGATGGAATTGAGCACCGATATCGATGACTACATGGAAGGTTACCGCAGTACGATGCTTTTAGGGCAGGTTCTGGCAAGGATGGACCGCTACACCGAGGCTCTTTTCTCATGGAATAAGGCTCTTGATATAGGCAGGCAGAATAAGGATGTTTGCGCTCAGAGCACTTCGCTCCTGAACCTTGCAATGCTCGAACAGCGGTTCGGGAATCACGAACGAGCGATTCAGATTCTCGCAGAGGCGGAGGATCTTCTCAAGAACGAGAAAGACCTGAGGCTTCTTGCCACCTGCTGCAGCAGAAAGACGCTTTCGTTCATGGAGACGGGGAAGATTGACCTTGCTCTCGACAACTGCATGAAGCTTGAGGAGATTGCCCGCAAGAGCGGCGTAAAGCCCTTGATTGCCAGCTCCAATTTCAGAAAAGGCACGATATATCTCGATCAGGATGACTACGAAAAGGCGCTTGTGCCGTTACAGACCGCTTCAGACATCTATAAGGAGCTCGGCGACAATAAGAACCTTGCCTTGACTCTGTGCAACCTCGCATCCACTTACATCGGTCTTGAGCAGCCGGACGAGGTCGATATGCTTCTCAAGGAGGTGGTTACCCTGGCAAGGGGAGTGGACTCGACCCTTGTCATGAGCGAGGTGCAGCTCGTGCTTGCCGAGATGGCCGTCTTCAGGCATAATGCGCCGCAAATAGATTATTGCTACGAGGAGTTTCTGAGGCTTGCCGAGGAAATAGGCAATGAGGAGCGCTTCAAGGTTTTCCATGAAAGCATTGGGAAATCTCTCAATAAACTGGGATTCGAGATATTCGGAATCAAAAGAATCCTTGAGCGAGCGCGGACGAGCTACAAGAAGCTCGGACTCAAAAAGGAGCTTAAGGAGCTTGATGCCTGGCTCGAGCGAGTGCCCGGCTGA
- a CDS encoding LEA type 2 family protein, translated as MKKIPALLIVFLTLSSCAIIQRVAIKNCEFRLAGSVIKEIALTYLRLGIIIDVTNPNSVDVILDRMRFDLYVNDKKVANATSNLKTTIPSGASVKITPIVTLDYGQVGTALISAIKNMSANYTLIGTVYFDTPVGTLSFPVTIAKG; from the coding sequence ATGAAAAAGATACCAGCACTGCTTATTGTGTTCCTCACCCTCTCGTCTTGCGCAATAATCCAGAGGGTGGCAATCAAGAACTGCGAGTTCAGGCTTGCAGGTTCGGTAATCAAGGAAATAGCTCTTACATATCTGAGACTCGGAATCATAATCGATGTAACCAATCCCAACTCGGTGGATGTCATTCTCGACAGGATGCGCTTTGACCTCTACGTGAACGACAAGAAGGTAGCAAACGCCACGTCAAACCTTAAAACCACAATACCTTCCGGCGCATCCGTAAAGATAACTCCAATAGTAACTCTCGATTATGGTCAGGTGGGAACCGCCCTCATCTCGGCAATCAAGAACATGTCGGCCAACTACACTCTTATAGGAACCGTATACTTCGACACGCCAGTAGGTACGCTGAGCTTTCCTGTAACCATAGCGAAGGGCTAG
- a CDS encoding PQQ-like beta-propeller repeat protein: MSECIFFLAAVLFSVHPWPMFQKDLGHTGSTDVNGPAGSSLLWKFSLGSTTSSSPVVAENGTVYIGTNSGYIIAVKPDGSESWRFNTGAPVNAAPAIFTSGDVCAGTSAGELVVVNSAGAEKGRFKASGQFAASSSPIVDGTSIYIASDSNLYCINASTAKQQWLFRTSGSVDASPAKSTNYIYITTWWPGPNYIHSVSSSGSGFWQKEMGGGKSSPTYANQVIYAGSNDSYLYAYNTSGGIAFKKLLGGRITASPAVAPDGRILVGAWDSTFYCLDSKGDILWKFSTKGIIESSAAVDASGTAYFGCADSTVYAVSASGDEKWRYKTGHRIISSPALGADGTLYIGCWDQNLYAIGPGGGLAEDAEPCINTNDFRIEILNGACMKVSFSGRNGFWKTIRLVDVSGRTLISEDINSTDEMYVKLPRSKGVFFVVAENGRETNAKKLVLL, encoded by the coding sequence ATGAGCGAGTGCATATTTTTTTTAGCGGCGGTTCTCTTCTCCGTCCATCCATGGCCGATGTTCCAGAAGGACCTGGGTCATACCGGAAGCACAGACGTGAACGGACCGGCTGGTTCATCGCTTTTGTGGAAATTCAGTCTGGGTTCTACGACCTCATCCTCGCCGGTGGTTGCTGAAAACGGAACCGTATATATAGGAACCAACTCGGGTTACATCATTGCCGTAAAGCCTGACGGAAGTGAATCTTGGAGATTCAACACCGGCGCTCCTGTAAACGCAGCACCTGCTATATTTACCTCCGGGGATGTATGTGCCGGCACAAGCGCGGGCGAACTGGTTGTAGTCAATTCGGCAGGCGCTGAAAAGGGACGCTTTAAGGCCTCGGGTCAGTTTGCGGCTTCATCATCTCCCATCGTTGACGGAACAAGCATTTATATAGCATCCGATTCGAATCTTTACTGCATCAACGCATCAACCGCCAAGCAGCAATGGCTATTCCGCACATCGGGTTCGGTCGATGCAAGTCCAGCAAAATCAACAAATTATATCTATATTACTACATGGTGGCCAGGGCCGAACTATATTCACAGCGTTTCATCGTCCGGTTCGGGCTTCTGGCAGAAAGAGATGGGCGGCGGCAAGAGCTCGCCAACCTACGCTAATCAAGTCATCTATGCAGGCTCTAATGATTCATATCTTTACGCATACAACACAAGCGGAGGAATCGCCTTCAAGAAGCTGCTTGGAGGCAGGATTACGGCAAGCCCGGCAGTAGCGCCCGACGGAAGGATCCTCGTGGGCGCATGGGATTCGACTTTTTACTGTCTTGATTCGAAAGGCGATATCCTGTGGAAGTTCTCCACAAAGGGAATTATTGAGTCTTCAGCCGCTGTTGACGCTTCGGGGACAGCGTACTTCGGATGCGCAGACTCGACCGTTTACGCCGTTTCCGCATCCGGGGATGAGAAGTGGCGCTATAAAACCGGACACCGCATCATATCCTCTCCTGCGCTCGGTGCCGATGGAACACTCTACATAGGCTGCTGGGATCAGAACCTTTACGCCATTGGACCTGGAGGCGGCCTGGCTGAGGATGCGGAGCCTTGTATAAACACTAACGATTTCAGGATTGAGATCTTGAATGGCGCGTGCATGAAAGTCAGCTTTTCCGGGAGAAACGGCTTCTGGAAGACCATCAGGCTTGTGGACGTGTCAGGAAGAACACTTATTTCTGAAGATATTAATTCGACAGATGAGATGTATGTGAAGCTTCCCCGTAGCAAAGGCGTTTTTTTCGTCGTGGCGGAAAACGGCCGGGAGACGAATGCAAAAAAGTTGGTTCTCCTATGA
- a CDS encoding LEA type 2 family protein, producing MKKVTFAVLACMIALFTACGPTRPKGIKNFQLRLADLDVVETALTFAKLNVVIDATNPNGVDVLVDRMEFEVYVNGQNIGSGAASFREMFAPGESKKLKGKVAVDYISTGMAVLSIVKSDFASYSLRAKVYYETPMGNYHSWSTISSASSPTPDFDFDEHP from the coding sequence TTGAAAAAGGTAACATTTGCAGTTCTTGCTTGCATGATTGCTCTTTTTACGGCCTGCGGTCCGACAAGACCCAAGGGTATTAAGAACTTCCAGCTCAGGCTTGCAGATCTTGATGTCGTGGAGACGGCGCTGACGTTTGCCAAGCTGAACGTAGTTATTGACGCCACTAACCCTAACGGTGTCGACGTACTCGTAGACCGCATGGAGTTCGAGGTTTACGTGAACGGCCAGAATATCGGAAGCGGAGCAGCGAGTTTCAGGGAGATGTTCGCGCCCGGCGAATCCAAGAAGCTTAAAGGCAAGGTTGCGGTTGACTACATCTCCACCGGGATGGCCGTCCTCTCGATAGTCAAGTCCGACTTTGCGAGCTACAGCCTCAGGGCAAAGGTCTACTACGAAACGCCCATGGGCAACTATCATTCTTGGTCGACAATATCCAGCGCCAGCTCGCCTACGCCGGATTTTGATTTCGACGAACACCCTTAA